The following proteins are co-located in the Streptomyces sp. NBC_00435 genome:
- a CDS encoding M23 family metallopeptidase: MATNSPAPEGTEVQEQPTAGAWGEWNPTEDSARPPRGKHRVLKQRGGLARSSTVLGVGVIAAVGAGGIATAQDRPQVAITLPSLPELPDLPEALGGSGPAGEHSGAARTAETARTGIFPQQADRRSDAGELLRSRILQQAESQQDAAAAQERAGAERAAQEAAAKEAHEAQETARKAAEAAAAEAAAKQEREAKEAKEAAEAKAKAESIAKSAGGFALPTSAYTLTSHYGDAGSMWSSGHHTGLDFAAPTGTPVKAVANGRITSAGWSGAYGYRIVLELPDGTEIWYCHLSSMSVTGGSVAAGDTIGRVGATGNVTGPHLHLEVREGGSTVDPLTWLTARGLNV, from the coding sequence GTGGCCACCAACTCGCCTGCGCCTGAAGGCACCGAAGTCCAGGAGCAGCCCACCGCCGGAGCCTGGGGCGAGTGGAACCCCACCGAGGACTCGGCGCGCCCGCCGCGCGGCAAGCACCGCGTGCTCAAGCAGCGCGGAGGACTGGCCCGCTCCTCCACCGTCCTCGGCGTCGGCGTCATAGCGGCGGTCGGCGCGGGCGGCATCGCCACCGCGCAGGACCGCCCCCAGGTCGCCATCACCCTGCCCTCCCTGCCGGAGTTGCCGGACCTCCCGGAGGCACTGGGGGGCTCGGGCCCGGCCGGGGAGCACTCCGGCGCGGCGCGGACCGCGGAGACGGCGCGGACCGGGATCTTCCCGCAGCAGGCCGACCGGCGCTCCGACGCCGGGGAGCTGCTGCGCAGCCGCATCCTCCAGCAGGCCGAGTCCCAGCAGGACGCCGCCGCGGCCCAGGAGCGGGCCGGAGCGGAGCGGGCGGCGCAGGAGGCCGCGGCCAAGGAGGCGCACGAGGCCCAGGAGACCGCGCGCAAGGCGGCCGAGGCGGCGGCGGCCGAGGCGGCGGCCAAGCAGGAGCGCGAGGCCAAGGAGGCCAAGGAGGCGGCCGAGGCCAAGGCGAAGGCGGAGAGCATCGCCAAGTCCGCCGGCGGCTTCGCCCTTCCCACCTCGGCCTACACCCTGACCTCGCACTACGGCGACGCCGGCTCGATGTGGTCCTCCGGGCACCACACCGGCCTCGACTTCGCCGCCCCGACCGGCACCCCCGTCAAGGCCGTCGCCAACGGCAGGATCACCTCGGCCGGCTGGTCCGGGGCGTACGGCTACCGGATCGTGCTGGAACTCCCCGACGGGACCGAGATCTGGTACTGCCACCTCTCCTCGATGTCCGTGACCGGCGGCTCGGTCGCGGCGGGCGACACCATCGGCCGGGTCGGCGCGACCGGCAACGTCACCGGCCCCCACCTCCACCTGGAAGTGCGCGAAGGCGGCTCTACGGTGGACCCGCTGACCTGGCTGACGGCACGGGGTCTGAACGTCTAG
- a CDS encoding asparagine synthase-related protein has translation MRWLVGWSSIAASFGTAGRVAGQAAAHASHQGAYASGNGQAYGSGSGSGYGSGHGSGPDGWGDGPVRGGLADATHPDDPAAPEADRTVVPVGAQLLWGDPDPLWAVGDWRPDEIRTLTADPADPFTRLAVLGCCGATDEELRRALYAARGGALRHLTQWPGSYTAVVQAGRRITVVGDLAGARPVFYTPWASGTAYATAALPLADLIEAQLDIGHLAALLACPDSPEALGDGTPYVGVRRIPPGHALILREGSREITGYEPVASLAVAAPAADPERAVEGVREALVDAVRARLTAPRHAPETLPYDPGPVPGMGPADRRAARGAPAPVPGVGADLSGGSASATLALLAAGLPGAPGALLGRTGERLLAVTFNDLATPEGREGELERAHSIAANPRLHHVVVAAAEEALPYADLDGPLTDEPGPSLISAARERRRLSAGSADHFTGHGARQVLDAHPARLADLLLDRRRRHLLRPVAALARSSPGDSLLVPLTVYAAARRLARTPYRAGMEAAAARLREGGAVTGPSSPVDASLAALTWSRPGPAAAWLTGEALAEVSIRLTAAAGRPPLSLRPGEARARAVLARHAADHRVFEQAVEVRSQRLHAPFLDNQVVRAARALPESLRVQPGARAAILRSVLSSAGVRELPPGWGASAHAPNESATRLGLRTALPDLLALFSAPLLADAGLIEARVVRQALLDAADGRPVPLDGLAELVSMELWLGRLLARRGTCWTGTSTPRRRAVPTGVPLRRPALS, from the coding sequence GTGCGCTGGTTGGTGGGTTGGAGCAGTATCGCCGCGAGCTTCGGCACGGCCGGACGGGTCGCGGGCCAAGCCGCCGCGCACGCCTCCCACCAGGGCGCCTACGCCTCGGGCAACGGCCAGGCGTACGGCAGCGGCAGCGGTTCCGGATACGGCTCCGGCCACGGCTCCGGCCCCGACGGGTGGGGCGACGGCCCGGTCCGCGGCGGCCTCGCCGACGCCACCCACCCCGACGACCCGGCCGCCCCCGAGGCCGACCGCACCGTCGTCCCCGTGGGCGCCCAGCTCCTGTGGGGCGACCCCGACCCCCTCTGGGCCGTCGGCGACTGGCGCCCGGACGAGATCCGCACCCTCACCGCCGACCCCGCCGACCCCTTCACCCGGCTCGCCGTCCTCGGCTGCTGCGGCGCCACCGACGAGGAACTGCGCCGCGCCCTCTACGCCGCCCGCGGCGGCGCGCTGCGCCACCTCACCCAGTGGCCCGGCAGCTACACGGCCGTCGTCCAGGCCGGCCGCCGCATCACCGTCGTCGGCGATCTCGCGGGTGCCCGGCCCGTCTTCTACACGCCCTGGGCCAGCGGGACCGCCTACGCCACCGCCGCCCTCCCGCTCGCCGACCTGATCGAGGCGCAGCTCGACATCGGCCATCTCGCCGCCCTGCTGGCCTGCCCCGACAGCCCGGAGGCGCTGGGCGACGGCACACCGTACGTCGGCGTACGCCGTATCCCGCCCGGCCACGCGCTGATCCTGCGCGAGGGCTCGCGGGAGATCACCGGGTACGAGCCGGTGGCCTCCCTCGCGGTGGCCGCCCCGGCGGCCGACCCCGAGCGCGCGGTGGAGGGCGTACGGGAAGCGTTGGTCGACGCGGTGCGCGCCCGGCTCACGGCTCCCCGCCATGCCCCCGAGACACTGCCCTACGACCCCGGGCCCGTCCCCGGGATGGGCCCCGCCGACCGGCGCGCGGCACGCGGCGCCCCCGCACCCGTCCCCGGAGTCGGCGCCGACCTCTCCGGAGGCAGCGCCTCCGCGACCCTCGCCCTGCTGGCCGCCGGACTCCCCGGGGCGCCGGGCGCGCTCCTCGGCCGCACCGGCGAACGCCTCCTCGCCGTCACCTTCAACGACCTCGCCACCCCCGAGGGCCGCGAGGGCGAACTGGAACGCGCCCACTCCATCGCCGCCAACCCCCGCCTGCACCACGTGGTCGTGGCCGCCGCCGAGGAAGCCCTCCCCTACGCGGACCTCGACGGACCCCTGACCGACGAACCCGGCCCCTCCCTCATCTCCGCCGCCCGCGAGCGGCGCCGCCTCTCGGCCGGCTCGGCCGACCACTTCACCGGCCACGGAGCCCGCCAGGTCCTCGACGCCCACCCCGCCCGGCTCGCCGACCTCCTGCTCGACCGGCGCCGGCGCCACCTGCTGCGCCCGGTCGCCGCCCTGGCCCGCTCCTCCCCCGGTGATTCCCTGCTGGTCCCGCTCACCGTGTACGCGGCCGCCCGCCGCCTGGCCCGTACGCCGTACCGCGCGGGCATGGAGGCGGCGGCGGCCCGGCTGCGCGAGGGCGGAGCCGTCACCGGCCCCTCCTCCCCCGTCGACGCCTCGCTCGCGGCCCTGACCTGGTCCCGGCCGGGCCCGGCGGCGGCCTGGCTGACGGGCGAAGCCCTGGCCGAGGTATCGATCCGCCTCACCGCCGCCGCGGGCCGCCCTCCCCTCTCCCTGCGCCCGGGGGAGGCCCGGGCCCGCGCCGTCCTGGCCCGCCACGCCGCCGACCACCGGGTCTTCGAGCAGGCCGTGGAGGTCCGCAGCCAGCGCCTGCACGCCCCGTTCCTGGACAACCAGGTCGTACGGGCCGCCCGCGCCCTGCCCGAGTCCCTGCGCGTGCAGCCCGGCGCGCGGGCGGCGATCCTGCGCAGCGTCCTGTCCTCGGCCGGCGTCCGCGAACTCCCCCCGGGGTGGGGCGCCTCGGCCCACGCCCCGAACGAGTCGGCGACCCGCCTGGGCCTGCGCACGGCCCTCCCCGACCTCCTCGCGCTCTTCTCCGCCCCCCTCCTCGCGGACGCGGGCCTGATCGAGGCCCGGGTCGTCCGCCAGGCCCTCCTCGACGCGGCGGACGGCCGCCCGGTCCCGCTGGACGGCCTGGCCGAACTCGTCTCGATGGAACTGTGGCTCGGCCGCCTCCTGGCCCGCCGGGGCACTTGCTGGACCGGCACCTCCACCCCCCGCCGCCGAGCGGTCCCCACGGGCGTCCCCCTCCGAAGGCCGGCTCTGTCCTGA
- a CDS encoding sigma-70 family RNA polymerase sigma factor produces MSVDGREEPHGGTGAEVESGSLPARQVPAQREPGGRHAAGSSGELPPSDGDLIARMRGGDDGAYAELFRRHADAVRRYARTCCRDGHTADDLTAEVFARTLQAVRGGAGPDQSVRAYLLTTVRRVAAAWTKTAKREHLVEDFALFAEQAVGAGDSAVGLTGDDTLELGADVRAMHEAEQTLAMQAFRSLPERWQAVLWHTTVEEASPSAIAPLFGLSANATAVLASRAREGLKQAYLQAHVSTALSSGGDCARYADRLGAYARGGLRMRAERGLRKHLEECAQCRLAAGELKDVNAGIPALLPVAVIGWFAAGYAAKAAGVVAGGAVAAGGAGAAAAAVGGSTAGAGAGAGAAGGAAGGAGSGGVGGAVASEGLGLPAKAAIAAGVVVAAAAGVVFALAGDDADPPARANPAPSMAAPVAPVPRRSAPAAQEPSPSQAQPPPARGSVPPPRGTTTPSAPAAAPAVPEPSRSRERPSSAPSPKPAPRPTPTPEPTPKPPVPPRDPQGFRLSSLGHSVYGDHDGPEIETWRSTWVWQRWGLKVGDQRFSQGITVNSRSSVEITLNRQCVNFSARAGVDGLSLYTDGEVRFSVYADGQRLWQSGALGFGDPAASVSVPLTGHRTLRLVVERAGDGRLPTLASWADAVISCR; encoded by the coding sequence ATGAGCGTTGACGGGCGGGAAGAGCCGCACGGTGGCACCGGCGCCGAGGTCGAGTCGGGCAGCCTGCCCGCGCGGCAGGTACCGGCGCAGCGCGAACCGGGCGGGCGCCACGCCGCCGGTTCGAGCGGCGAACTGCCACCGTCCGACGGTGACTTGATCGCCCGGATGCGCGGTGGCGACGACGGCGCCTACGCGGAGCTGTTCCGCCGGCACGCCGACGCCGTGCGCCGCTACGCCCGCACCTGCTGCCGCGACGGGCACACCGCCGACGATCTGACGGCCGAGGTGTTCGCGCGGACCCTCCAGGCCGTACGGGGCGGGGCGGGTCCGGACCAGTCGGTGCGCGCCTACCTGCTGACCACCGTGCGCCGCGTCGCCGCCGCCTGGACGAAAACAGCGAAGCGGGAGCATCTGGTCGAGGACTTCGCGCTGTTCGCGGAGCAGGCGGTCGGAGCCGGCGACAGCGCGGTCGGGCTGACCGGGGACGACACCCTGGAACTCGGCGCCGATGTGCGGGCGATGCACGAGGCGGAGCAGACCCTCGCCATGCAGGCCTTCCGGAGCCTGCCCGAGCGGTGGCAGGCCGTGCTCTGGCACACCACCGTCGAGGAGGCTTCGCCGAGCGCGATCGCCCCGCTCTTCGGGCTGAGCGCCAACGCCACCGCGGTACTGGCCAGCCGGGCCCGCGAAGGCCTCAAGCAGGCATACCTCCAGGCTCATGTGAGCACCGCGCTGAGTTCGGGCGGCGACTGCGCCCGGTACGCCGACCGGCTGGGGGCGTACGCCCGCGGGGGTCTGCGGATGCGGGCCGAGCGGGGGCTGCGCAAGCACCTGGAGGAGTGCGCCCAGTGCCGGCTCGCCGCCGGGGAACTCAAGGACGTCAACGCGGGCATTCCCGCGCTGCTGCCGGTCGCCGTCATCGGGTGGTTCGCCGCCGGGTACGCGGCCAAGGCGGCCGGAGTGGTGGCCGGCGGTGCCGTCGCGGCGGGCGGTGCCGGGGCGGCCGCGGCCGCCGTGGGCGGGTCGACAGCTGGAGCCGGAGCTGGAGCTGGAGCCGCTGGTGGTGCCGCTGGTGGGGCCGGGTCCGGTGGGGTCGGCGGAGCCGTGGCTTCGGAGGGGCTGGGGCTGCCTGCCAAGGCCGCCATCGCCGCCGGGGTCGTGGTCGCCGCGGCCGCCGGGGTGGTGTTCGCGCTGGCCGGTGACGACGCCGACCCGCCCGCCCGGGCGAACCCCGCGCCGAGCATGGCCGCGCCGGTCGCACCGGTGCCGCGCCGGTCGGCCCCCGCCGCGCAGGAGCCGAGCCCGTCGCAGGCGCAGCCGCCGCCCGCGCGGGGATCCGTACCGCCCCCGAGGGGGACGACGACCCCGTCGGCGCCGGCCGCCGCGCCGGCCGTGCCGGAGCCCTCACGGAGCCGGGAGCGGCCTTCGTCCGCGCCGAGTCCGAAGCCGGCTCCGAGGCCGACCCCCACCCCGGAGCCGACGCCGAAGCCCCCCGTGCCGCCGCGGGACCCGCAGGGGTTCCGGCTGTCCTCCCTGGGCCACTCCGTCTACGGGGACCACGACGGCCCCGAGATCGAGACCTGGCGGAGCACTTGGGTGTGGCAGCGGTGGGGGCTGAAGGTCGGCGACCAGCGCTTCTCGCAGGGGATCACCGTCAACTCCCGTTCCTCCGTGGAGATCACCCTCAACCGGCAGTGCGTGAACTTCTCCGCGCGGGCCGGGGTGGACGGGCTGTCGCTGTACACGGACGGCGAGGTGCGCTTCTCCGTGTACGCGGACGGTCAGCGCCTGTGGCAGTCGGGGGCCCTGGGCTTCGGGGACCCGGCGGCGAGCGTGTCCGTCCCCCTCACCGGGCACAGGACGCTGCGCCTGGTCGTGGAGCGCGCCGGGGACGGCCGGCTGCCGACCCTGGCGAGCTGGGCCGACGCCGTCATCAGCTGCCGCTGA
- a CDS encoding sporulation protein: MSRELREPNEKLGAVLALAGISNAGLARRVNDLGAQRGLTLRYDKTSVARWVSKGMVPQGAAPHLIAAAIGAKLGRPVPLHEIGLADADPAPEVGLAFPRDVGAAVRSATDLYRLDLAGRRGGGGIWQSLAGSFSVSAYATPASRWLISPADSSVAREPGQSYGPGQGQAHGSGQTKSGGGPVPRHGTPSHATPGSREPVPGAAPPEGLPAPPGALVGGVPAQPPGETPAPAAPDAGPQRVGHSDVTKLREAAEDARRWDSKYGGGDWRSSMVPECLRVDAAPLLLGSYTDEVGRALFGATAELTRLAGWMAFDTGQQEAAQRYYIQALRLARAAADVPLGGYVLASMSLQATYRDFPDEGVDLAQAAVERNRGLATARTMSFFRLVEARAHAKAGDSVAAGAALRASEGWLERSRDGDADPTWLGFYSYDRFAADAAECYRDLKLPRQVRRFTEQALSRPTEEYVRSHGLRLVVSAVAELESGNLDAACAAGTRAVEVAGRISSARTTEYVRDLLHRLEPYGDEPRVAELRERARPLLVTPA; encoded by the coding sequence ATGTCCAGGGAGCTCCGCGAGCCCAATGAGAAGCTCGGCGCCGTCCTCGCCCTCGCGGGCATCAGCAACGCCGGGCTGGCCCGCCGGGTCAACGACCTCGGTGCGCAGCGCGGTCTGACGCTTCGGTACGACAAGACCTCGGTGGCCCGGTGGGTGTCGAAGGGGATGGTGCCGCAGGGCGCCGCGCCGCACCTGATCGCGGCCGCCATCGGCGCGAAGCTCGGCCGGCCCGTGCCGCTGCACGAGATCGGCCTCGCGGACGCGGATCCGGCGCCCGAGGTGGGACTGGCCTTCCCGCGCGACGTGGGCGCCGCCGTGCGCTCGGCCACCGACCTCTACCGGCTCGACCTGGCCGGGCGGCGCGGCGGTGGCGGGATCTGGCAGTCGCTCGCCGGCTCCTTCTCCGTGTCCGCGTACGCGACGCCGGCCTCGCGCTGGCTGATATCTCCCGCCGACAGCTCCGTGGCACGCGAGCCGGGGCAGTCGTACGGGCCGGGGCAGGGGCAGGCTCACGGGTCGGGGCAGACGAAGAGCGGCGGCGGGCCGGTCCCGCGCCATGGAACGCCGTCCCACGCGACCCCGGGATCACGTGAACCGGTACCGGGCGCGGCCCCGCCGGAAGGCCTTCCGGCACCGCCCGGCGCCCTCGTCGGGGGTGTGCCCGCCCAGCCTCCGGGCGAAACGCCCGCTCCGGCCGCGCCCGACGCCGGCCCGCAGCGCGTGGGCCACAGCGATGTGACCAAGCTGCGCGAGGCCGCCGAGGACGCCCGCCGCTGGGACTCCAAGTACGGGGGCGGCGACTGGCGTTCGTCGATGGTCCCGGAGTGCCTGCGGGTGGACGCGGCGCCGCTGCTGCTCGGCTCCTACACCGACGAGGTGGGCCGCGCGCTCTTCGGCGCGACCGCCGAACTGACCCGCCTGGCAGGCTGGATGGCCTTCGACACCGGTCAGCAGGAAGCGGCCCAGCGCTACTACATCCAGGCGCTGCGCCTGGCCCGCGCCGCCGCCGACGTACCGCTCGGCGGGTACGTGCTGGCGTCGATGTCGCTGCAGGCGACCTACCGGGACTTCCCGGACGAGGGCGTGGACCTCGCGCAGGCCGCCGTGGAGCGCAACCGGGGCCTGGCCACCGCCCGCACCATGAGCTTCTTCCGCCTCGTCGAGGCCCGGGCCCACGCGAAGGCGGGCGATTCGGTGGCGGCCGGGGCCGCGCTGCGGGCCTCCGAGGGCTGGCTGGAGCGGTCCCGGGACGGCGACGCCGATCCGACCTGGCTGGGCTTCTACTCGTACGACCGCTTCGCGGCGGACGCGGCCGAGTGCTACCGCGACCTCAAACTCCCGCGCCAGGTAAGGCGTTTCACGGAACAGGCACTGTCCCGTCCGACGGAGGAGTACGTACGATCGCACGGGCTGCGGCTCGTGGTGAGCGCGGTGGCCGAGCTGGAGTCCGGGAACCTCGACGCGGCGTGCGCGGCCGGGACCCGGGCGGTGGAGGTCGCGGGGCGGATCTCGTCGGCGCGGACGACCGAATACGTACGGGACCTCCTGCACCGGCTGGAACCGTACGGGGACGAACCGCGCGTCGCCGAACTGCGCGAGCGGGCGAGGCCTCTGCTGGTGACCCCGGCATAG
- the lhgO gene encoding L-2-hydroxyglutarate oxidase, producing the protein MGRVDCDVLVIGGGIVGLSTAHALAGLAPGTRVVVLEKEAGPARHQTGRNSGVIHSGIYYKPGSLKARFAVRGAAEMVKFCAEHGIPHEVTGKLIVATGRDELPRLHALVQRGRENGIPVRELGPTQISEYEPEVRGLAAIHVGTTGIVDYGLVARQLAESSGAEIVYGGAVDLISRRPSAVAVRTSTGLVVRARVLVNCAGLQCDRIARLAGDDPGMRILPFRGEYYDLARPGLVRGLVYPVPDPAFPFLGVHLTRGIGGGVHVGPNAVPALAREGYGWGVVRPRDLADELAWPGSWRMAARHWRYGAGEVRRSLSKGAFVEAVRRLLPAVSAEDLVPAAAGVRAQAVLRDGTLVDDFLIREGERAVHVLNAPSPAATASLPIGREIAARALKALRAA; encoded by the coding sequence ATGGGCAGGGTGGACTGCGACGTGCTGGTGATCGGCGGCGGAATCGTCGGCCTGTCGACGGCGCATGCCCTGGCCGGGCTCGCTCCGGGGACCCGTGTGGTCGTCCTGGAGAAGGAGGCCGGCCCGGCGCGGCACCAGACGGGCCGCAACAGCGGCGTGATCCACAGCGGCATCTACTACAAGCCGGGCTCGCTCAAGGCGCGCTTCGCGGTGCGCGGTGCGGCCGAGATGGTCAAGTTCTGCGCGGAGCACGGCATCCCGCACGAGGTCACGGGCAAGCTCATCGTCGCCACCGGGCGGGACGAGCTGCCGCGTCTGCACGCGCTCGTGCAGCGGGGCCGGGAGAACGGCATTCCGGTGCGGGAGCTCGGGCCGACGCAGATCTCGGAGTACGAGCCGGAGGTGCGCGGGCTCGCGGCGATCCACGTGGGGACCACCGGGATCGTGGACTACGGGCTGGTCGCGCGGCAGCTGGCGGAGTCCTCCGGGGCGGAGATCGTCTACGGCGGGGCGGTGGACCTGATCTCGCGGCGCCCGTCCGCGGTGGCGGTGCGCACGAGCACCGGCCTGGTGGTGCGCGCCCGGGTGCTGGTGAACTGTGCGGGGCTGCAGTGCGACCGGATCGCGCGGCTGGCCGGCGACGACCCGGGGATGCGGATCCTGCCGTTCCGGGGTGAGTACTACGACCTGGCCCGGCCCGGCCTGGTGCGCGGACTGGTCTACCCGGTGCCGGACCCGGCGTTCCCCTTCCTCGGCGTGCACCTGACGCGGGGCATCGGGGGCGGGGTCCACGTCGGGCCGAACGCGGTGCCGGCGCTGGCGCGCGAGGGGTACGGGTGGGGCGTGGTCCGGCCGCGGGACCTCGCGGACGAGCTGGCCTGGCCGGGATCCTGGCGGATGGCCGCGCGGCACTGGCGGTACGGAGCGGGCGAGGTGCGGCGGTCGCTGTCGAAGGGGGCGTTCGTCGAGGCGGTGCGGCGGCTGCTGCCGGCGGTGTCGGCGGAGGATCTGGTGCCCGCGGCGGCCGGTGTCCGGGCGCAGGCGGTGCTGCGGGACGGGACGCTGGTGGACGACTTCCTGATCCGGGAGGGGGAGCGGGCGGTGCACGTGCTGAACGCGCCGTCGCCCGCGGCCACCGCTTCGCTGCCGATCGGGCGGGAGATCGCTGCCCGCGCCCTCAAGGCGCTCCGGGCGGCGTAG
- the trmB gene encoding tRNA (guanosine(46)-N7)-methyltransferase TrmB, with the protein MSESLSPQNPAAEPAPEPAPEATSTYVPPKWRTEPRFPDGPAPDPAGSHHERRIRSFQPRRSRVTTGQGEALKRLWGTWGLDIDGHDVIDLKKMFDGLPVVLEIGFGMGEATAQMAAADPGTGILAADVHTPGQGNLLALAERNGLGNVRVANGDAIILLREMLPPDSLAGIRVYFPDPWPKARHNKRRLIQPEFLALAATRMAPGAILHCATDWEPYAEQMLEVLTAQPEFENTQADGGYAPRPDFRPLTRFEGQGLDKGHVVHDLLFRRTGNAEN; encoded by the coding sequence GTGTCTGAGTCACTGAGCCCCCAGAATCCCGCCGCCGAGCCCGCGCCCGAGCCCGCGCCGGAGGCGACCTCCACCTACGTGCCCCCGAAGTGGCGTACCGAGCCGCGGTTCCCCGACGGGCCCGCACCCGATCCGGCCGGGTCGCACCACGAGCGGCGGATCCGGAGCTTCCAGCCCCGGCGCAGCCGGGTGACCACCGGGCAGGGCGAGGCTCTGAAGCGGCTGTGGGGGACTTGGGGTCTCGACATCGACGGGCACGACGTCATCGACCTGAAGAAGATGTTCGACGGGCTTCCCGTCGTGCTGGAGATCGGCTTCGGCATGGGCGAGGCCACCGCGCAGATGGCCGCCGCCGACCCGGGGACGGGCATCCTCGCCGCCGACGTGCACACCCCCGGGCAGGGCAACCTGCTCGCCCTCGCCGAGCGCAACGGACTGGGCAACGTCCGCGTCGCGAACGGCGATGCCATCATCCTGCTCCGCGAGATGCTGCCCCCGGACTCCCTCGCCGGAATCCGCGTGTACTTCCCAGACCCCTGGCCCAAGGCCCGGCACAACAAGCGGCGGCTCATCCAGCCCGAGTTCCTCGCGCTGGCCGCCACCCGCATGGCACCCGGGGCGATCCTGCACTGCGCGACCGACTGGGAGCCGTACGCCGAGCAGATGCTCGAAGTACTCACCGCCCAGCCCGAGTTCGAGAACACGCAGGCGGACGGCGGGTACGCGCCCCGGCCCGACTTCCGGCCGCTCACCCGTTTCGAGGGGCAGGGCCTCGACAAGGGACACGTCGTACACGACCTCTTGTTCCGGCGCACGGGTAACGCGGAGAACTGA
- a CDS encoding PrsW family intramembrane metalloprotease — translation MPSPSSARTYALVALLVGCGAAILELVREQTGTPGFFVGLGLALLPVAPLVTAFRWVGRAAPHPWAQLLFCFGWGACAAALIAILANSFATQWIAAATADPSDADQLGSVAIAPVVEESAKAAALLLVFLFRRRQFTGPADGLVVAGFTATGFAFTENILYLGNAFDEDAANGTAVLNSVTAATFFVRGIMSPFAHPLFTVVTGLGFGAAALAARRTRRIALPLLALVSAIGLHALWNSSSDLGESGFYVVYGCVMVPLFGLLAWLAVWMRRRRLRAVAGELAVYAAAGWLGPAEVPALVSMPARSLARALARSTGGRAAGRAVALYEADAMALALLRHRARGTGPTCEPDFAGRERELLHRLWLRRATAGPALSRAAVLEELLPPWFDPLDRTPLLAGLPAPRRSASAAPGARRSDPVPSARSAGPP, via the coding sequence GTGCCCTCTCCGTCCAGCGCGCGCACGTACGCACTCGTCGCACTGCTCGTCGGCTGCGGCGCCGCGATCCTGGAGCTGGTACGCGAACAGACCGGCACGCCGGGGTTCTTCGTCGGCCTCGGCCTGGCCCTGCTGCCGGTGGCGCCCCTCGTCACGGCGTTCCGGTGGGTGGGCCGGGCCGCGCCTCATCCGTGGGCGCAGCTGCTGTTCTGCTTCGGCTGGGGGGCGTGCGCCGCGGCGCTGATCGCCATACTGGCCAACAGTTTCGCCACGCAGTGGATAGCCGCGGCCACCGCCGACCCCTCCGACGCGGACCAGCTCGGGTCGGTGGCGATCGCGCCGGTGGTCGAGGAGAGCGCCAAGGCGGCCGCCCTGCTGCTGGTCTTCCTGTTCCGGAGACGGCAGTTCACCGGCCCCGCCGACGGTCTCGTGGTGGCCGGTTTCACCGCCACCGGCTTCGCCTTCACCGAGAACATCCTCTATCTCGGCAACGCCTTCGACGAGGACGCCGCGAACGGCACCGCGGTACTGAACTCCGTGACGGCGGCGACCTTCTTCGTCCGGGGCATCATGTCCCCCTTCGCGCATCCGCTGTTCACCGTCGTCACCGGCCTGGGTTTCGGCGCGGCCGCCCTCGCCGCGCGCCGTACCCGCCGGATCGCACTGCCGCTGCTCGCCCTGGTGTCGGCCATAGGGCTGCACGCACTGTGGAACAGCTCCTCGGATCTGGGCGAGTCCGGCTTCTACGTGGTCTACGGCTGCGTGATGGTCCCGCTGTTCGGACTGCTGGCCTGGCTGGCCGTGTGGATGCGGCGCCGCCGCCTGCGGGCCGTCGCCGGGGAGCTCGCGGTGTACGCGGCCGCCGGCTGGCTGGGCCCCGCCGAGGTGCCCGCGCTGGTGTCGATGCCGGCGCGCTCGCTGGCCCGCGCCCTGGCGCGGAGCACGGGGGGCCGTGCCGCGGGACGGGCGGTCGCCCTGTACGAGGCCGACGCGATGGCTCTGGCTCTGCTACGTCACCGGGCGCGCGGCACCGGCCCGACCTGCGAGCCGGACTTCGCGGGCCGGGAACGGGAGTTGCTGCACCGGCTCTGGCTGCGCCGCGCGACGGCGGGACCGGCGCTGTCCCGGGCGGCGGTACTGGAGGAGCTGCTCCCGCCCTGGTTCGACCCCCTGGACCGGACGCCCTTGCTGGCCGGCCTGCCGGCTCCGCGAAGGTCCGCGTCCGCCGCGCCGGGTGCTAGACGTTCAGACCCCGTGCCGTCAGCCAGGTCAGCGGGTCCACCGTAG